In the Thauera sedimentorum genome, one interval contains:
- a CDS encoding ATP-binding protein translates to MQTFSDQLNAERKTRTARCDKHGDYVSKQFAGALWSKCPRCSEEYEQARREAELKDEETRRVRAWQQRLGNAGIPERFTTRTLDSYQATTDGQHRALAFARQYADDFEHVLKTGRSALFVGRPGTGKTHLAVGIALQIMAAGRTALFTTTLRAIRRIKDTWGKAAEETEAQAVSALTFPDLLILDEVGMQFGSDAEKLILFDVLNDRYEQRQPTLMLSNLAPDAIKGYLGERIFDRLREDGGQLIVFDWASARGQGLNA, encoded by the coding sequence ATGCAGACCTTTTCCGATCAACTGAATGCAGAGAGGAAGACTCGCACCGCGCGGTGCGACAAGCACGGCGACTACGTGAGCAAGCAGTTTGCCGGCGCGCTCTGGAGCAAGTGCCCGCGCTGTTCCGAGGAATACGAGCAAGCGAGGCGCGAGGCGGAGCTGAAGGACGAAGAGACGCGGCGCGTTCGCGCGTGGCAACAACGGCTCGGGAATGCCGGCATTCCTGAGCGCTTCACGACCCGTACGCTCGACAGCTACCAGGCAACCACCGACGGACAGCACCGCGCCTTGGCGTTCGCACGTCAGTATGCCGACGACTTCGAGCACGTTCTCAAGACTGGCCGCAGTGCGCTGTTCGTCGGCAGACCTGGGACCGGCAAGACGCACCTCGCGGTCGGCATCGCGTTGCAGATCATGGCCGCTGGCCGAACGGCGCTTTTCACCACCACGCTCAGGGCAATCCGTCGCATCAAGGACACGTGGGGCAAGGCAGCCGAAGAGACCGAGGCGCAAGCCGTAAGTGCGCTCACATTTCCGGACCTCCTGATTCTCGACGAAGTCGGGATGCAGTTCGGTAGCGATGCCGAGAAGCTGATCCTGTTCGATGTGTTGAACGATCGATACGAACAGCGCCAGCCGACGTTGATGCTCTCGAATCTCGCGCCCGACGCGATCAAGGGCTATCTCGGGGAGCGCATTTTCGATCGCCTGCGCGAGGACGGCGGTCAGTTGATCGTCTTCGATTGGGCGTCTGCCAGAGGTCAAGGGCTCAATGCGTAA
- a CDS encoding HNH endonuclease: MAAILGSPAQEGSAELSLEQTRVAKAAADAGFDLTPEQQGSWTLFRSTAFPAWVGLAVQEPGIYSLGLSDAAVGQRLGVELGLEPSAEPGPWALRFDGVEGYLRLHRILLRVAAVSRVVHQEGLRAFVAATRTPPSGTEAVREVVQRVGQDIFRRSLIEYWGGRCAVTGLDVVEVLRASHIKPWADCENDAERLDVFNGLLLAPHLDALFDRGLVTFSDAGQLLRSPQLSDRQWGLLGMGGVEARAESLADGHREYLRWHRSRVFRGGAGCG, from the coding sequence ATGGCAGCCATCCTCGGGTCTCCTGCTCAGGAAGGCTCGGCAGAGCTCTCTCTTGAGCAGACGCGTGTTGCAAAGGCAGCGGCGGATGCGGGGTTCGACCTGACGCCCGAGCAGCAGGGAAGCTGGACACTCTTCCGTTCGACTGCCTTTCCCGCTTGGGTGGGGCTGGCCGTGCAGGAGCCCGGGATCTACAGCCTCGGCTTGTCTGATGCAGCGGTTGGGCAGCGGCTTGGCGTTGAGCTTGGGTTGGAACCGTCTGCGGAGCCGGGGCCCTGGGCGCTGCGGTTTGATGGGGTGGAGGGGTACCTGCGGCTGCACCGCATCCTGCTGCGGGTCGCCGCCGTTTCGCGCGTCGTTCACCAGGAGGGACTGAGGGCGTTCGTCGCGGCGACTCGAACGCCTCCGAGCGGCACGGAAGCCGTCCGCGAGGTCGTTCAGCGCGTCGGTCAGGACATCTTCCGGCGGTCGCTGATTGAATACTGGGGCGGGCGGTGCGCCGTGACGGGCCTGGATGTGGTCGAGGTGCTGCGCGCATCGCACATCAAACCGTGGGCGGACTGCGAGAACGATGCCGAGCGCCTGGATGTGTTCAACGGCCTGTTGCTGGCACCGCACCTGGATGCCCTGTTCGACAGGGGCCTGGTGACCTTCTCCGATGCGGGGCAACTGTTGCGTTCTCCGCAGTTGAGTGACCGCCAATGGGGACTGCTTGGGATGGGCGGAGTGGAGGCGCGGGCGGAATCACTTGCCGACGGTCATCGGGAGTACTTGCGGTGGCACCGGTCCAGAGTGTTCCGGGGTGGCGCTGGCTGCGGTTGA
- a CDS encoding HGGxSTG domain-containing protein, producing the protein MTTEAKKDPERDRRRRWRAHHIERERIAEEWRKRGYQYPPPAYPPIPDDLLNLTCGARTRAGAPCKHTVIYANGRCKFHGGLSTGPVSVEGKARAALNGNAPKGKRTP; encoded by the coding sequence ATGACCACCGAAGCCAAGAAGGATCCCGAGCGCGACCGTCGCCGACGGTGGCGCGCGCACCACATTGAGCGCGAACGCATTGCCGAGGAATGGCGAAAGCGCGGCTACCAGTACCCGCCACCGGCCTATCCGCCCATACCGGATGATCTGCTTAACCTGACGTGTGGCGCGCGAACCAGAGCGGGAGCACCTTGCAAGCACACCGTGATTTATGCGAACGGGCGCTGCAAGTTTCACGGCGGGCTGAGCACCGGACCGGTGAGCGTCGAGGGGAAGGCACGGGCTGCTTTGAACGGAAATGCACCGAAGGGTAAGCGAACCCCATGA